Proteins from a genomic interval of Deinococcota bacterium:
- a CDS encoding cob(I)yrinic acid a,c-diamide adenosyltransferase, with protein MKIYTKTGDDGTTALYGGSRVAKDALRLEAYGTVDEANAALGLARAQLGGLAGGEGLDALLDRLQSALFDLGADLATPQDSSYGKNIDRVREGDVALLEGQIDRFETELEPLRHFILPGGHPAAAALHLARTVARRAERATVRLAREEVVNPQATVYLNRLSDLLFVLARLANRRAGVADEPWQKRAERDGGRR; from the coding sequence ATGAAGATCTACACCAAGACCGGCGACGACGGCACCACCGCGCTCTACGGGGGCAGCCGCGTGGCCAAGGACGCCTTGCGCCTCGAGGCCTACGGCACGGTCGACGAGGCCAACGCGGCCCTGGGCCTGGCTCGAGCTCAACTCGGGGGCCTCGCGGGCGGCGAAGGGCTGGACGCCCTGCTGGATAGGCTTCAGAGCGCGCTCTTCGATTTGGGCGCCGACCTGGCCACGCCGCAGGACTCGAGCTACGGCAAGAACATCGACCGCGTCCGCGAGGGGGACGTCGCTCTGCTCGAGGGGCAGATCGACCGCTTCGAGACCGAGCTCGAGCCCTTGCGTCATTTCATCCTGCCCGGCGGCCATCCGGCCGCGGCCGCGCTTCACCTCGCCCGCACGGTCGCGCGCCGCGCCGAACGCGCGACCGTGCGCCTGGCTAGAGAGGAGGTGGTCAACCCTCAGGCGACGGTCTACCTGAACCGTCTCTCGGACCTGCTCTTCGTCCTGGCGCGGCTGGCCAACCGCCGCGCCGGCGTCGCCGATGAGCCCTGGCAAAAACGCGCGGAACGCGACGGCGGCCGTCGTTAA